One genomic segment of Pseudomonadota bacterium includes these proteins:
- a CDS encoding IS630 family transposase, giving the protein MRRLAPVAWRGAQRGIDGPSAQSRGDVAKKKQFRASEQDRPDVIERRRAFIEWMKTADFSRLVFIDETGCNLQLTPRYGWSVRGERLVDTRPAVRGKNLTVIGAIRQDRVLCHDKFEGALNSTRWFAFVDKVLCPVLYPGDTVVLDNLSVHKNADAVALIEAKGASVKFLPPYSPELNPIEMCWSFVKHVLRRLRERTLHGLRRGVWRALMRVTGRHLAAWFRACGFHQCN; this is encoded by the coding sequence CTGCGACGCCTGGCACCAGTTGCATGGCGTGGAGCTCAGCGCGGCATCGATGGGCCGAGCGCTCAAAGCCGCGGGGATGTCGCGAAAAAAAAGCAATTCCGTGCGTCGGAGCAAGACCGCCCGGATGTGATCGAGAGGAGGCGGGCGTTCATCGAGTGGATGAAGACCGCAGACTTCTCGCGCCTGGTGTTCATCGACGAGACCGGCTGCAACCTTCAGCTGACCCCTCGCTACGGGTGGTCGGTACGCGGGGAGCGGCTCGTCGATACCCGTCCAGCGGTCCGCGGCAAGAATCTCACCGTCATCGGCGCCATTCGCCAGGATCGAGTCCTCTGTCACGACAAGTTCGAAGGCGCGCTGAACAGCACGAGGTGGTTTGCCTTCGTCGACAAGGTCCTTTGCCCGGTCCTGTACCCAGGCGACACCGTCGTCCTCGACAACCTCTCTGTGCACAAGAACGCGGATGCCGTTGCGCTCATCGAGGCGAAGGGGGCGTCCGTGAAATTCCTCCCGCCGTATTCGCCGGAGCTGAACCCGATCGAGATGTGCTGGAGCTTCGTCAAGCACGTCCTACGCCGCCTTCGCGAACGCACGCTCCATGGCCTGCGTCGTGGTGTATGGCGCGCACTCATGCGAGTGACGGGGCGTCATCTTGCTGCTTGGTTCCGGGCTTGTGGATTCCATCAGTGCAACTGA